A stretch of the Bacillus licheniformis DSM 13 = ATCC 14580 genome encodes the following:
- a CDS encoding ABC transporter ATP-binding protein, which produces MGVIRRYMEFVKPYKWKIVLTVLIGIIKFSIPLVIPLLLKYVVDDIIQGSGTAEEKTSTLFMVMAVMFAIFLVLRPPVEYYRQYFAQWTASKVLYDIRDKLFAHIQKLSLRYYANTRAGEIISRVINDVEQTKEFVIIGLMNVWLDVMTIFIAIAIMMTMDVKLTLISIVLFPLYGLSVKFFYGRLRKLTRERSQALAEVQGHLHERVQGMPVIRSFAIEDYEQKQFDHENGNFLGKAIRHTAWNAKTFAVVNTVTDLAPLIIITVAGYHVIHGNLTVGTMVAFFGYIERLYNPLRRLINSSTTLTQSIASMDRLFEFIDEPYDLKDKPNAVKAERLKGIVEFKNVSFQYEKSEEMILQDLSLKAERGETVALVGMSGGGKSTLVSLIPRFYDVSAGSLEIDGIDVRDYEARSLRNQIGMVLQDTFLFSESVRENISIGNPEASMEDIIEAAKAANAHDFIMELPQGYDTKVGERGVKLSGGQKQRISIARVFLKNPPLLILDEATSALDLESEHYIQEAMEKLAKDRTTFIVAHRLSTITHADKIVVIENGRVAEIGTHDELMSRDGHYKHLFTIQKLN; this is translated from the coding sequence GTGGGGGTAATCAGAAGGTACATGGAATTTGTGAAGCCGTATAAATGGAAAATCGTTTTGACGGTTTTAATCGGTATTATTAAATTTTCTATTCCGCTGGTCATCCCGCTTCTGCTGAAATACGTCGTGGACGACATCATCCAGGGGAGCGGGACTGCTGAGGAAAAAACATCCACATTATTCATGGTAATGGCGGTTATGTTCGCCATTTTTTTGGTGCTTCGGCCGCCTGTCGAATATTACCGTCAGTATTTCGCGCAGTGGACGGCAAGCAAGGTGCTTTATGATATCAGGGACAAGCTTTTTGCGCATATACAAAAGCTGAGCCTCAGGTATTATGCGAACACCCGCGCAGGAGAAATTATTTCAAGGGTCATCAATGATGTCGAGCAGACGAAGGAATTCGTCATCATCGGATTGATGAATGTATGGCTTGACGTGATGACGATTTTTATCGCCATCGCCATTATGATGACGATGGACGTGAAGCTGACGCTTATTTCGATCGTGCTGTTTCCGCTTTACGGACTGTCTGTTAAATTCTTCTACGGCAGGCTCAGAAAGCTGACGAGAGAACGTTCCCAAGCGCTGGCCGAAGTGCAGGGCCATCTTCATGAAAGGGTTCAGGGAATGCCTGTCATCAGGAGTTTTGCGATCGAGGATTATGAACAAAAGCAATTTGATCACGAGAACGGGAATTTTCTCGGTAAAGCAATCCGCCATACGGCCTGGAATGCCAAAACCTTTGCCGTCGTCAATACGGTTACAGACCTCGCTCCGCTGATCATCATTACGGTTGCAGGTTATCATGTGATTCACGGGAACCTTACTGTAGGAACGATGGTGGCGTTTTTCGGATATATCGAACGCCTCTACAACCCGCTGCGCCGCCTGATCAATTCCTCGACAACATTGACGCAGTCGATCGCATCAATGGACAGGCTGTTTGAATTTATTGATGAACCGTATGATTTAAAAGATAAGCCCAATGCTGTAAAAGCAGAGCGATTAAAAGGGATTGTTGAATTTAAAAACGTTTCCTTTCAATACGAAAAATCGGAGGAAATGATTTTGCAGGATCTTTCTTTGAAAGCCGAACGGGGCGAAACGGTTGCGCTCGTCGGGATGAGCGGAGGCGGCAAATCGACGCTTGTCAGCCTCATTCCGAGATTCTACGATGTCTCAGCCGGAAGCCTGGAGATCGACGGCATCGATGTGCGCGATTATGAGGCGCGAAGCCTTAGAAACCAAATCGGCATGGTTCTCCAGGATACGTTTTTATTCAGCGAATCGGTACGCGAAAACATATCGATCGGGAATCCCGAAGCTTCGATGGAAGACATCATTGAAGCGGCAAAAGCTGCGAATGCCCATGATTTTATTATGGAGCTGCCGCAAGGCTATGATACAAAGGTCGGAGAAAGGGGAGTCAAGCTGTCCGGAGGCCAAAAACAGCGGATATCAATCGCCAGGGTGTTCCTGAAGAACCCGCCGCTCTTAATTTTGGATGAAGCGACGTCAGCGCTTGACCTTGAAAGCGAGCACTATATCCAGGAAGCGATGGAAAAGCTCGCGAAAGACCGGACGACCTTTATCGTTGCTCACAGACTGTCGACGATTACCCACGCTGACAAAATCGTTGTCATCGAAAACGGACGTGTCGCGGAAATCGGCACACATGACGAACTAATGAGCCGCGACGGGCACTATAAGCATTTATTCACCATTCAAAAATTAAACTAA
- a CDS encoding ABC transporter ATP-binding protein produces the protein MTKEKLLEVSDLSISFQKKKSETPIVQGVSFDLHPGEIMGVVGESGCGKSVTSLALMGLNANTRTTGRIKFQNKDLLMQSEKEWRQMRGNDIAMVFQEPMTSLNPLFTIGDQLTEALSSHTNIHKKEARRKAVQMLDTVGLPRTDQLMKQYPHELSGGMRQRVMIAMALICEPKLLIADEPTTALDVTIQAQILSLLKKMNAEFNTAILLITHDLGVVHNTCERVMIMYAGRIVEEGGVTAVFDSPKHPYTKGLFASIPAFTGKSERLSSIEGQVPKPGSIKKGCMFAPRCPHKRERCVEEEPGLNRLADDHAVSCFLYEEEGAFT, from the coding sequence GTGACAAAAGAAAAATTGCTTGAAGTATCGGATTTATCGATTTCGTTTCAAAAGAAAAAGTCCGAAACCCCGATTGTGCAAGGCGTTTCTTTCGATCTCCATCCCGGAGAAATCATGGGAGTCGTCGGAGAGTCCGGCTGCGGCAAAAGCGTCACCTCTTTGGCTTTAATGGGGCTGAACGCAAACACCCGGACGACGGGCCGGATCAAGTTTCAAAACAAAGACCTTCTCATGCAGTCTGAAAAAGAATGGAGACAGATGCGCGGCAATGACATCGCGATGGTTTTTCAAGAGCCGATGACCTCCCTCAATCCCCTTTTTACAATTGGCGATCAACTAACAGAAGCACTCTCCAGCCATACCAATATTCATAAAAAAGAAGCAAGAAGAAAAGCCGTTCAAATGCTGGATACCGTCGGCCTGCCGAGGACGGACCAGCTGATGAAGCAATATCCCCACGAACTGTCGGGAGGCATGAGGCAGCGGGTCATGATCGCAATGGCATTAATTTGCGAACCGAAACTGCTGATTGCCGATGAACCGACAACAGCTCTCGACGTCACCATCCAGGCTCAGATTCTGTCCCTTTTGAAAAAAATGAATGCCGAATTTAACACAGCCATTCTCCTTATTACCCATGACCTTGGCGTCGTTCACAATACATGTGAACGCGTGATGATCATGTATGCCGGGCGGATCGTTGAAGAAGGCGGTGTCACCGCTGTTTTTGACAGCCCGAAACACCCCTATACAAAAGGCTTGTTCGCCTCTATTCCGGCATTCACAGGCAAATCCGAGCGTCTGTCTTCGATTGAGGGGCAGGTGCCGAAACCGGGGTCGATAAAAAAAGGCTGTATGTTTGCGCCGAGGTGCCCTCATAAACGCGAACGCTGCGTAGAGGAGGAGCCTGGATTGAACAGGCTGGCGGATGACCATGCTGTAAGCTGCTTTCTCTACGAAGAGGAAGGTGCTTTCACATGA